The Vicia villosa cultivar HV-30 ecotype Madison, WI linkage group LG1, Vvil1.0, whole genome shotgun sequence genome includes a region encoding these proteins:
- the LOC131643739 gene encoding uncharacterized protein LOC131643739, translating to MANNVTATKEATKRTFTCSFFREDMTHLIQLSTLVTGHNLDEFRKTYGHILHMLTSRVDGWALYTLLQFYDPELRCFTFLDYQLAPTLEEYADILKIKPNGGTHGFHVKFLIKKADTLAVEKKWKEFNALLAVMIYGLVLFPNIPNFVDLTAVCLFMDQNPVPTLLADTYYTIHSRYGKKGSVGSCLPLLYEWFASHLPKSGPFVTTKDSQKWPQRIMGLTGNDIVWCPTGMDVEEVITSCGTFDNGTDPKGLEKVRSAWSSIHTDDQTSLGEKNVVAKQTYTDWVEDRVKDRLLPFPKVNPLYKQPPKVPIAIMPAENCIPVNMESTQLHEKKSDTRPKHHLVDQIGVELTHEAKVLKEGSLRVQKRARTEKGERGTTVVVEDHQEIIKKAVKEAEERLKREYREDLKAYKLKIEREARAEVRSLKKKLEEETTQRIAVETQLKGSHLRTARLTEENAKLRDRMMAFNS from the exons atggctaacaacgtgaccgctacAAAAGAGGCTACCAAGCGTACATTCACCTGCAGTTTCTTTCGTGAGGATATGACACACCTGATTCAGTTGAGCACTTTAGTTACTGGGCATAACTTGGATGAGTTCAGGAAGACATATGGCCATATCTTACACATGTTAACTTCTCGGGTTGATGGATGGGCTCTATACACGCTTCTTCAGTTCTACGATCCTGAGttacgatgtttcacctttcttGATTACCAACTGGCACCAACCCTTGAAGAATATGCTGACATCCTCAAGATTAAG cctaatggtggaaccCACGGATTCCATGTGAAATTTCTGATAAAGAAGGCCGACACCCTTGCTgttgagaagaaatggaaagaattcaaCGCTCTCCTAGCTGttatgatctatggtttggtgttgttcccgaATATTCCGAATTTCGTCGATCTAACTGCTGTTTGTCTCTTCATGGATCAAAATCCTGTGCCCACTCTTTTAGCAGATACTTATTATACCATCCACTCCAGGTATGGGAAAAAAGGATCAGTTGGGAGTTGTTTACCGTTGCTATATGAGTGGTTCGCTTCACACTTGCCTAAAAGCGGGCCGTTTGTTACAACAAAAGACTCACaaaaatggcctcaaaggatcatggggcttactggAAACGACATTGTCTGGTGTCCTACCGGAATGGACGTAGAGGAAGTTATAACTAGCTGTGGTACTTTTGACAAT GGAACCGATCCAAAGGGTCTAGAAAAGGTGAGGAGTGCCTGGAGTAGCATCCATACAGATGATCAGACTTCTCTAGGTGAAAAGAATGTCGTTGCCAAACAAACCTACACAGATTGGGTTGAGGATAGAGTTAAAGATCgtctgttgcctttcccgaaggttaatcCATTGTACAAGCAACCACCTAAGGTTCCAATTGCCATTATGCCTGCTGAGAATTGCATCCCAGTAAATATGGAAAGCACCCAATTGCACGAAAAGAAGTCAGATACGCGACCAAAACATCATCTTGTGGACCAAATAGGGGTTGAGTTGACACATGAAGCCAAGGTGCTGAAAGAAGGATCTTTgagagttcaaaagagggctagaacggaaaaaggtgaaagaggtacTACTGTTGTTGTTGAAGATCACCAGGAGATCATAAAAAAGGCCgtaaaagaggcagaagagagACTCAAACGAGAGTACAGAGAAGACTTGAAGGCTTATAAACTCAAGATAGAAAGGGAGGCCAGAGCTGAAGTGAGGAgtctgaaaaagaaactggaagaagagaccaccCAAAGGATAGCGGTTGAGACTCAgttgaaaggaagtcacctccgcacCGCCCGACTAACAGAAGAAAACGCCAAGCTCAGAGATCGAATGATGG